GGTCGGTCTCGTTGATCATGAAGTGGGCGGCGAGCGGCCTGGCGTGTCGCGCCGCCAGTTTCATGATCAACGGCGGCGGGCGGGCCGGGGATCAGGTGGCGTCGTCGTAGCTGGGGCGGGGGGCCGGGGCCGGGATGGAGCCGCCGGTGGCGGTGGCCGGGCGGGTGCCGTTGGTGCGCACGTCGGCCGCCTTGGCCACGTCCTTCAGCTCGTCGTGCACGCCGGTGACTTCGGAGCGCAGGTTGTCGTACATGCCCTGCAGCGGCTTCCGGATGGCCTGCTCGTCCTCCTCGCTGAGCAGGTGCTTCCGGATGAAGGCCTTCGGGTGCAGGTCCTCCAGCTGGATGTCGGTGCCCAGCTCGCGGCTCAGGTCGCCGGTGGCGTTCCGGGCCATGCTCCGCAGGTTGCGGACCATCCGTAGCCCATCGTTGATCACGGCGGGCAGCCGGTCACCGAAGATCAGCAGCGCCAGCAGCAGCAGGGCGCCGATCTCCCACCAGTTCAGGTTCTCGAACACTCCGGCCTCCTCGTCGTGTCAGGGCAAGACTACGCACGTGAGGCGGCCGACCGGGAGGGGGTGACCCGTGCTCACTTCGCGTCTGCGGCGAGCGTCACGGAGGCGTTCTGCCGGCTCGACCCGCGCCGGTACTCCACCGCCACCACCGAACCCGGGGCGTACTTGCGCACCAGGGCCACCAGGTCGGTCGGGTCGGTCAGCGGGTGCCCGTCCAGCCGGAGCACCACGTCCCCCGTACGCAGCCCGGCGGCCGCCGCCGGCCCGGCCGGCTCGACGGCGTTGAGGCGGACGCCCCCGCCGGTCACGCCGGTGCCGCCCACCTGGGCGCCGATCACCGTACGCCGGGCCCTGCCGGTGCCGATGATGTCCTCGGTGACCCGCTTCGCCTGGTTGATCGGGATGGCGAAGGCGAGCCCGATGTTGCCCGCCTCCTGGCCGTCGGCGACCAGCGACTTGATCGTCGAGTTCACCCCGACCACCCGGCCGGCGGAGTCGACCAGCGGGCCGCCGGAGTTGCCGTGGTTGACCGCCGCATCGGTCTGGATCGCCGCGTAGTAGCGCGTCGGGCCGCCCGGCTCACCGGCCTGCATGGTGCGGTCCAGGGCGCTCACGATGCCGGCCGTGACGGTGTTCGCCAGGGAGAGCGGCGAGCCGATGGCGAGCACCGGGTCGCCCACGGCGAGCGCGTCGGAGTCGCCGAACTCCACCGGCTTCAGCCCGGTGCGCGCCACCTTGATCACCGCGATGTCCGACTCCGGGTCCTGCCCCACCACGGTGCCCGGCGCGGTGCTGCCGTCGTTGAAGATCACGGTGGCCTTGCCGGGGCCGCCGGAGACCACGTGGTCGTTCGTGACGATGTGCCCGTCGGCGCTGACCACGAAGCCGGAACCCTCGCTGGTGCCGCCGAGGCTGGCCACCCGGACGGTCACCACGCTGGGCAGTACCTTCTCGGCGACGCCGGCCAGCGACTCCGGCTTGCGCTGGGCGAGCGCCGGGGCCTGACCGGACTGCGCGCCCAGGGTGGGGACCGCGCCTCCGCCGCGCACCAGGGCGTACGTCAGGGCGCTGCCGAGCGAGCCGGCGAGCAGGGCGGTGATCAGCGAGATCAGCACCACCTGCCGGAATCCCGGCCGGTGCGGCGCGTCCGGGTCGGTGACCGGCTCCGGTTCGCCCCCGGCGTCGGCCGGGACTGCGGGCACCACCACCGCCGCGGGAGCGTACGGGTCGCGCCACGGGTCGGCCAGCGCGTCGGACCACCAGGGCGAGCTGCCGCCCCCGGCGCCCTGCGGCGGGCTTCCGGGCACCGGCCGTCCCGCCGGTGCCGGGGTCCCGCCGGGCTGGCGCCAGTCCCAGCCGTCGGTCACGTCGGTGCCTCCCAGTCCGTCCCGCATGTCCCGCGCCGGGGCCGGCGGAGCCGGCCGGCCGTGGCACACGGGACACGTCCAGGATTGCACGGATGCCCGGACCCGGTCAGGGGTTGCCCACCGTGATCGTCTCGGGGAGGCCACCGGCGGCTGCGCGCTTCGGATCACGCCTCTAGGCTCATACCGCCAACCCGCCCCTCGCACCACTCCCGCCGCCCGGAGGTGTCCCATCGCCACGGTCGCCAGTTCCGGCACCTCGACGGCCCAGGCGCTCCAGTTCGCCGAGTCGTACGTCACCGAGGACCTCGTCCTGCGGACCGCCCGCAGCCTCGCCCTGGAGGTGGGCGTGGACGCCGTCACGCCGGGGGCCGGGGCGGCCCTGCGGCTGCTCGCCGCCGCCGGCAACGCCCGGGCGGTGGTGGAGATCGGCACCGGCACCGGGGTCAGCGGCGTGTGGCTGCTGCGCGGGATGCGCCCGGACGGAGTGCTCACCACCATCGACGTGGAGGTGGAGCACCAGCGGATCGCCCGGCGGATCTTCCTGGAGGCGGGCTTCCCGGCGGGGCGTACCCGGATCATCACGGGCCGGGCCCTCGACGTGCTGCCGCGGCTCGCGGACGGCGCCTACGACCTGGTCTTCGTCGACGCCGAGACGGCCGGCTTCACCGCCTGCGTGGACGCCGCGCTGCGGCTACTGCGGCCGGGCGGGGTGCTCGCCCTCAACGGCGCCCTGGCTGGCGGCCGGATCGGCGACCCGGCCGCCCGGGACGTGGAGACGGTCACGGTGCGGGAGACGATCAAGGCGATCCGGGAGTCGGAGCACTGGACCCCCGCGCTGCTGCCGGTCGGGCACGGCCTGCTCGCCGCGGTGAAGGGCTGACCCCCCGCGCCGCGTCCGCGGGGCCGACCGCGTGCGTCAGCCCAGCGTCGCCAGCCAGCGCAGCAGCCCGCGTACGCCCCAGCCGGTGGCGCCCTTGGCCAGCTCGGCATCCGCGTCGTCGGACCAGGAGGGGGCGGACATGTCCAGGTGCACCCAGTGGTCCCGCAGGTCGCCGGTGAACTCGCGGAGGAACAGCGCGGCCACCACCGAACCGGCGCCCCGGGCCGGGGAGCTGTGCAGGTCGGCGAGCTCGCTGCCCAGGTATTCCACGTAGTCGGTGGCGAGCGGCATCCGCCAGGCCCGCTCGCCGGCTGCGTCGATGGCCGCCAGCAGGTCGGCGGCGAGCTGGTCGTTCTCGCTGTAGAGAGCGGCGTGCCGCTTGCCGAGTGCCACCGCGTTCGCACCGGTCAGGGTGGCCAGGTCGACCAGCAGGTCGGGCTTGAGCTCGCGCACCGCGTACGCCATGGCGTCGGCGAGCACCAGCCGACCCTCGGCGTCGGAGTTGGTGGACTCGCTGGTCAGGCCGCCGTAGTGGCGGACGATGTCGCCGGGGCGGAAGGCCGAGCCGCTGACCATGTTCTCGGCGAGCGGCGCGAGCGTGGTGACCCGGACGGGCAGCCGCAGCGCGGCGGCGCCCAGGGTCGCGGCCACCACAGCGGCGGCCCCGGCCATGTCCTTGCGCATCAGCTTCATGGCCGGCACCGGCTTGATGGAGATGCCGCCGGTGTCGAAGGTGATCCCCTTGCCGACCAGCACCACGTGGGTACGCGCGTCCGCCGGCCGCCAGTCCAGCTCGACCAGGCGGGGGCCGCTGGCGGAGCCACCGCCGACGGCCAGGATGCCGCCGAAGCCCTCGGCGGCCAGCTCCTCGGGACCGCGTACCCGCAGGTGCAGGTCGGGGTGGCCGGTCGCCGCGGCCGCGACCTGCCCGGCGAACCACTCCGGGTTCTTGACCGAGGAGGGGGTGTTGGTGAGGTCGCGGGCCAGCCGGGTCAGCTCGGCGGTGGTCCGCGCCGTCTCCAGGATCGGGGTGAGGGCGTCGGGGTCGGGGACCACCACGTCCACCTCGGCCAGTGCCGGCGCCCCGCCGGCCTCGGTCAGCCGGAACCGGTACGACCCGAGCAGCAGCCCTTCGACCAGGCCGCGCAGCGCCGCCGCGGCGTCGGCCGGGAGCGCCACCGTGATGTGCGTCTCATCCTTGGCGGCGCGGGCCAGCGCCGCGCCCGCGCTTCGCCAGCCCTGCTCGTCGCCGGCACCGACGCCGAGCAGCACCAGCCGGGACGGCGTGCCGCCGGGGCGCAGGTGCTCCCGGACCTCGCCCGCGTCGCCGGTCAGCCGGGCGACCGGGAGCAGCGCGGTCGCCTCGGCCCGGACGTCGTCGGCGGGTGGCGAGGCGGTCGGGACCAGGGCGGCCGAAGGGTCCGGCCCTTCGGGACGAACGGGCAGGACGAGGGTGTCGGGCCGCTCCGGCCCGGTCACCAGACGGATGGCCAGCACGCTGGACCGCACCTCCGAGAACTATTCACAAAGCACGACAATTCGCCGACGCCGGGCGCGATGAAGTCCCTGAGCCACCGGCAGCGAGCCGGTGGCTCAGGGACAGATGAACCGTACGCACGACCTGCGCCGCGCGGACCGCTCCTCGATCAGCCGGCGGCCGCCTTCAGCGCGTCACCCAGCGCGGTGGCCTCGTCGGGAGTCATCTCGACGACGAGCCGGCCACCACCCTCCAGCGGGACCCGCATGACGATGCCCCGGCCCTCCTTGGTGACTTCCAGCGGACCGTCGCCCGTCCGCGGCTTCATCGCCGCCATGTTGTCTCCCCTCAGACCTACACCAGGGTCGGTGGGTTGCCCCACAGCCACTTCGCCATGACCCCCCGCAACCGCCGCGGGGGCCTCGACCAACGATTTTCCCTGATGAACACCGCCGGACCCAAACCGAAGCAGCATTGATGTAACAGCATCTAGCTTATCTTGGATAGGCCTGTCACAATGTGCGGTCATGCAGGCACGGTCGGCACTCTTCGACCTGTACGGCGACCACCTCCGCGCCAGGGGTGGGCGCGCACCGGTCGCCGCCCTGGTCAAGCTGTTGGCACCGCTCGGGATCGCCCCTCCGGCGGTACGCACCGCCGTCTCCCGGATGGTCCGCCAGGGCTGGCTCGAACCCCTCCGGCTGGTCTCCGGACCGGGCTATTCGATCACACCAAAGGCGGCCCGACGACTCGACGAGGCAGCCACCCGGATCTACCGGACCGGCCGGCACAGCTGGGACGGCCGCTTCGATCTGCTGGTGCTGGAGGCCCCCGCCTCCCGCCGGGAACGGCAGCGGCTCGCCGCCAACCTGACCTTCCTCGGCTACGGCACACTCGACGACTGCACCTTGGTCGCCACCCGGCCGGGCGAGGACGTGGACGTCCTGCTCGCCGAGGCGGGCGTCCGCTACGAGCGGTTCACCGCCGCGCACGCCGCCGGCACCCCCGGTGCCATGGGCGTGGTCCGCCGCGCCTGGGACCTGGCCGAGATCGGCCGGGCGTACGAGCGGTTCGTCGCCGAGCAGAAGCCGCTCCTCTCCGGCGTCACGGTGCGCAGCAGCGACGAGGACGCGTACGCGGCCCGGTTCCGGCTCGTGCACGCGTGGCGTACGTTCCTCTTCCGGGACCCGCAGCTGCCCCCGGCGCTGCTCCCCGAGCGCTGGCCGGGCACCAGCGCGGCCAGTTTCTTCGACCGGCACGCGGCCCGGCTCCGGCCGGCCGCCGACCGGTACGTCGAGCAGTGCCTCGACGCCAGCAACCGCCTCGCCCGACAGAAGGGTCGTTAGAAACGTGACCGAGCCGCTGCTCGTCGACCGCACCGACGCCGTCGTCACCCTGACGCTGAACCGCCCGACGGCGATGAACTCGCTCGACGTGGCGCTCAAGGAGGCGCTCCGGGACACCCTCGCCGAGCTGGAGACCGACCGCTCGTGCCGGGCGGTCGTGCTGGCCGGCGCGGGCGGCGCGTTCAGCGCCGGGCAGGACCTGCGGGAGCACGTGCAGACCCTCGAGTCCGCCGACACCGACCCGCTCGGCACCGTGCGGGCCCACTACAACCCGATCGCCGCCCGGCTGGCCAACCTGCCCAAGCCGGTGGTCGCCGCGGTCCGGGGCATGGCCGCCGGGGCCGGCGCCTCGCTGGCGTTCCTCGCCGACTTCCGGATCGGCGGCCCGAAGACGAAGTTCCTGATGGCCTTCGCCGGGGTCGGGCTCGCTGCCGACACCGGCGCCTCCTGGACGCTGCCCCGGCTGGTCGGCCACGCCAAGGCCGTCGAGCTGCTGATGCTCGCCGAGCCGGTGGGTGCCGAGGAGGCCTGCCGGCTGGGCCTGCTGACCCGGCTGGTGGCGGACGACGAGCAGGTGCTGCCGGCCGCGCAGGAGCTGGCCGCCCGGCTGGCCGCCGGCCCGACCGTCGCCTACGGGGCGATCAAGCGGCAGCTCTCCATCGCCGACGCCGGCACCCTGGCCGACGCCCTCGCGGCCGAGGCGCAGGCGCAGTCGATCTGCGGCGCCACCGCCGACCACAAGGCCGCCACCATGGCCTTCGTCAACAAGCAGAAGCCCACCTTCGAGGGCCGCTGACCCGCCCATCCGGCTCGGCGGCGGCTCGCCCACGCCCTCAGCGGGCGACGTAGCCGCCGTCGACCGGGATGGTGTGCCCGGTGATCCAGGCCGCGTCGTCGGAGGCGAGGAAGGCCACCACTCCGGCCACGTCGTCCGGGGTGGGGATGCCCGGCTTCGGGTTGAACGACTCCATCTGCCGGCGCATCAGCGCCGGGTCCGGCGCACTGTCGATGAAGTGCTCCACCAGCGGGGTCAGCACCACGGTCGGGGCGACCGCGTTGACCCGGATGCCACGCGCCGCGTACTCGATCGCCGCGGAACGGGTCAGGCCGACGATGCCGGCCTTGGTGAAGGTGTACGGGGAGATGTTCTCCTGGGCGGCCAGCGCGGTGGTCGACGACGTGTTGACCACCGCGCCCCCGCCCCCGCGCAGCAACGCCTGGATGCCGAAGCGCAGGACGAAGAAGACGCCGTCGCCGTTGACCCGCCGGACCTTCTCCCAGTTCTCCACGTCCATCTCGTGCAGCGGCTGCTGCCGGCCGTCGATCCCGGCGTTGTTGAAGATGACGTCGACCCGGTCGTAGCGCCGCACGGCGTCGGCGAAGGCCTGCTCGACGGCGGCGGCGTCGCCGGTGTCCAGCGTCACCGCGTACCCGTCGGGCAGGCCGGCGGCCACCCCCTCGGCGCCCTCGGCGTCGATGTCGGCCACCACCACCCGGGCGCCCTCGGCCGCGAACCGTCGGGCCGCCGCCGCACCGAGCCCGGACGCCCCACCGGTGATGAACGCGACCTTGTCCTGGAACCGCATCCGACCCCCTCGCGGGGCCGGCCGACACCGGCCCTCCCCGGCACGTTAACCGGGGCCGCGTGGGTCAGTCGTCCTCTTCCGGATCCTGGTTGGCCTCCGCCCCGAGCACGAACGCCTGCATGGCCAGCTCGTCCCCGGCGGGCGAGACGAAGGCGGGCAGCTCCCGCGGGCCCAGCTCCTGCACGTACGCCCAGAACAGCCGGACCGCCTCGGCCGGCGACGCCGCCTCGATCGGCAGGTCGAGGCTGACCAGCCAGGACCGGCGGGCCGGCGGCGGGCCGATCCGGTCGGCCAGCTCCCGCCAGACGGCCGGGTCGAGACCGGTCACCGGCCCGTCCAGGGTCAGGCCGCCGACCGGGACCGGCTCGTCGAGCACCCGCCGGGTGTACGTCACCACGAGCGCCCCCGGACCGGCCTCGGACTGCGGGTCGTCCGGGTCTTCCCGGGTCTCGGCGGTGGCGAGGGCGACCCGGCCGAGGGCCACCAGCCGCACCGGCTCGTCGACCAGCACCGCGACCGGGTCACCGGGCCGGGGCCGGGCCGCGCCGTCCAGCCCGGTCAGCTCGAGCGTGTCGTGGTGGACCAGCCGCTCGGCCTCGTAGCGCTCGGCGGGCAGCAGCACCGCCCAGGCGCCGGTGCGCGGCTCGGTGTCGGTCATGCCCCAATCCCATCACGCCGGGCTGGTGGCGGTCCCGGCACGTCGGCCGGATGCCGCCCGCGTCACGCCCCGGCCGGGCCCCGGGTCGCGTGGCAGCCGGCGAGGTGGTCGTCCACCATGCCGGTGGCCTGCATAAGCGCATACGCCGTGGTCGGGCCGACGAAGCGGAAACCGCGCTTCTTGAGGGTCTTGGCCAGCCCGGTGGACTCCGGGGTGAGCGCCGGCACCTCCGCGAACGACCGGGGCCGGGCCGCCCGGGGCGCCGGCGCGTACGACCAGAGCAGCGCGGAGAGGCCGTCGGGCAGCTCCAGGGCGGCCCGGGCGTTGGCGATGGCGGCCTCGACCTTGGCCCGGTTGCGGACGATCCCGGCGTCGGCCAGCAGCCGGGCGATGTCGGCCTCGCCGTAGCCGGCGACCTTCTCGATCCGGAACTCGTCGAAGGCGAGTCGGAACGCGGGCCGCTTGCGCAGGATCGTCAGCCAGGAGAGGCCCGACTGGAACGCCTCCAGGGTCAGCCGCTCGTAGAGCGCGTCGTCGCCGCGCAACGGCCGGCCCCACTCCTCGTCGTGGTAGACGGCGTAGTCCGGGGTGCTCGCCCCCCAGGCGCAGCGGGCCAGCCCGTCGGCGCCGGTCACCAGGTCAGTCACGCCGTACACGGTAGGCCAGCCCACCGACAGCGGACCATGCTCAGGGCAGCCGGCCCTGCTCCACCAGCCGGGCGAACTTCCGCAGCGCCTGGGTCAGGCCGAACTTCGAGCCGGGCCAGAGCACCGGCCAGGCCACCCGGCCGGCCGGCCCAACGGGCAGGTGGAACCACTCGTGCCAGACCACCTGGGTCCGATCCCGGTCCAGCGGGGTGCAGCGCAGGACGCCGGGGCCGCGCAGCAGCTTGCCGCAGTGCACCACGCCGACCTCGTACGGCGCGTCCACCCGGACCACCCGCATCTCGTCCCGCACCACGGCCGGGCCGAGCGTGGTGACCGCCTCGACCAGGCTCCCCTCGCCGCCGTTCCCCTCGACCATCCGGACGGTGGTGAACGGAATCCAGTCGGACTGCCGCTCCCAGTCGGTCAGCGCCGCGAAGACCCGCTCGGCCGGCGCGTTGACGATCACCGTCGCGGTGACCTCGCCGGCACCGGGTTGGGCCGCCTCGGCGAGGCCGTCCGCGCCCTCCGGCCCGGTCACGCCGACTCCGAGCGGACCACCGGGCCGCGTTCCCGGTCGCCGCCGGCCCGGCCGGCGGCGCCGTTGGCGTGGCCCGTCGTGGGATCGGCGGGCGGCCGGAGGGCGGCGTCGCTCGCCGGCTGGTCCACCGGCGCCGCGACCGGGGCCACCGGGGCGGCCGGGGTCGGAGCCTCGGGGCTCGGCAGCGGCGCCACGTCCTCGACGGCCGCGGCGGCGGGTGCCTCCGCCACGCCGGCCTCGGCGGTGAGCGCGTTGGCCGGCGTCCCGGTGGACGGCGCGTCGGCGGTCCCGGTGTCGGCGGTCGACCCGTCGGTGCCCGGGTTGACCCGGTCGGTCGCGGTGTCGGCGGCCGGCGCGGTCCCGGCGGCCTCCTCGCGGGCGCGGCGCAGCGCGTCGGCCTCCTCCGTGCGGCCCTCGCGGAGCGCGGCGATCTCGGCCTCGAGCACGCCGATCAGCTCCGACTTGTAGCCGATGTCGTACGCGGCCCGGCGCATCGCCTGGTCGACCTGGGCCATCCGGTAGCCGCGCAGCCCGGTGTCGAAGCGCACCTCGGCGATGTCCGACTCGCGCAGCGGGCGGCTGCCCGGCAGGGGCACGGCTCGCCCGTCCGGCTCGGTCGGCACCAGGCCCGGATCCCGCCCGGAGACCAGCACCGTCACCCCGAACACCACCGCCGCCACGGTCAGCGCGACGACCAAGAGGAGCAGAACCTCACCCATGGGGAGATCGTGGCATGCGGGACGGCGCGGGGCGAGCCCTCCACCCGCTCCGGCCATGATTCGGAGCCGGGCGTACCGCCCGGGCCGGTTGCGGCGCGACCGGATAGCGTCGGGGGCGGCCGGCGCAGGACCGGAGATCAGGAGGCGGGCATGGCCGGGGCGCTGCGGCTCGGTGGGCGGACCTTCTCCCCCGGTGAGCTGGTGGTGATGGCGATCGTCAACCGCACGCCGGACTCGTTCTTCGACCGGGGCGCCACCTTCGCCCAGGACAGCGCATTGCGCGCGGTGGAGCGGGCGGTGGCCGAGGGCGCGGAGATCATCGACATCGGCGGCGTGAAGGCCGGCCCGGGCGACGAGGTCGACGTGGCCGAGGAGATCCGCCGGACGGTGGACACCATCGCCGCGGTCCGGGCCGCCTTCCCGGACGTGATCATCTCGATCGACACCTGGCGGGCCGAGGTGGCGGTGGAGGCGGTGGCGGCCGGCGCCGACCTGCTCAACGACACCTGGTCGGGGGCGGACCCGGCGCTGGCCCGGGTCGCCGCGGAGACCGGCGCCGGGCTGGTCTGCTCGCACGCGGGCGGGCTCACCCCGCGTACCCGGCCGCACCGGGCCGCGTTCGACGACGTGGTCGCCGACGTGGTGGCGACGGTGACCGGGCTCGCCGAGCGCGCGGTCGCCGTCGGCGTACGCCCGGACGGGATCCTGATCGACCCGGCGCACGACTTCGGCAAGAACACCCGCCACTCGCTGGAGATCACCCGGCGGCTGGGTGAACTCACCGACACCGGGTGGCCACTGCTGGTCGCCCTGTCGAACAAGGACTTCATCGGCGAGACGCTGGACCTGCCGGTGCCGGAGCGGCTCGAGGGCACCCTCGCCGCCACCGCCGTGTCGGCCTGGCTGGGCGCCCGGGTGTTCCGCGCCCACCAGGTACGCGAGACCCGCCGGGTGCTCGACATGGTCGCCTCGATCCGGGGTGACCGGCCGCCGACGCTGACCCGGCGCGGCCTGGCCTGAGCCGGGGTCAGGTCCAGCGGAGGATGTTCTTGCGCCAGGCGTAGAGGATGCCGAGCGCCACCACGGCGACGAAGACCGCCATCTCCACCACGGTGGTCACGCCGAACCCGGGCCGGTCGAAGACCAGCGCCCAGGGGAAGAGGAACACGGCCTCGACCGCGAAGAGCACGTAGAGGTACGCGTACACGTAGTACCGGATCTGCATCTGCGCCCAGTCGCCGCCGACCGGGTCGAGGCCGCACTCGTAGCTGGCCCGCTTGCCCCAGGGATCGGCCGGACGGTCAGGACGTAACACCCGATTGGCCGAGAACGCAGTAACGAAGAAGAGGACGGCGGCGAGCAGCAGGAGACCGAGCGTGGCGTACGAGCCGAGGTAACCGGTCACGAGCGGGAGCCTACCGTCCCGGCCGCCGGCGCGGCCGGCACACGTTACGGATTTGTTTCCTTCTGGAACTAGTGCCGGACGGCAACCATTACCGAATAATGAAATTTCACTGAGCGTCACGGAGGACAGATGGCCCGCCCCCGCGTACGCCCCGCCGAGCGGGTCGCGCACCGACGTATCCCCGCGCTGCTCGGGCCCGCGTTGGCCGCCGGCCTCGTGGCGGCGGTCGCGGTGGCGCCCGGGTGGGCGACGGCCTCGCCGACAGTGACCGGCGTGGTCCGCGCGGCGACCGACCCGGCGGCCGAGCCGGGCACCGATCCGACCCCCACGGTGGACCCGACCGCGACCGACCCGGCGCCCACCACCGCGCCGCCGACCGAGAGCGCGCCGCCGGAGACCACGCCACCGCCCCCGCCGACCACCGACCCGGCCCCGACCACCACCGAGCCGGCGCCGCCGGTCCCCACCGCCGCGCCGACCACCACCGCGCCCGCTCAGCCGCCCGTCGCCCCGCGCCCGCCGGTCCCCGGCCGGCCCGGCGGTGGCCCGCTCGGGGTGCACGTCACCACCGGGGACGTCGCCCTCACCTCCGCCTACTGGAACGCGCACAGCACGGTGACCACGATGCGGGTGACCGTGACCAACACCGGCGGCACGGCGGAGCGGATCGGCCTCCGTTACACGCTGCCGGCCGGGCTCACCGACGCGGGGACCCCGGGCTGCGCGTCCGCCGGCGGGGGCAGCTACCGCTGCGGCGAGTGGCGTGCCGCCCCGGGCGCCCGGTTCAGCAGTAGGATCCGGATCCGGGTCGCCGGCACGGCCTGGCGGTCCATGCCGCTGAGCGGCTCGGTCCGGGTGACCGCCACCGCGCCGGGGGGCGCCGGCCCGGCCACCGACGATGAGGGCTTCGCGGTCCTCTTCCCGCCCGGCCCGCCGGTCCCCGGCATCTCGCTCCGCGCCGACGAGGTGGCCTTCGACATCAGCGGCGCCCCGACCGCCCTCTCCGTACGCCTCGGCAACACCGGCCGGGTGGACGCCGCCGGGCGGGTCGAGGTGGTGCTCCCCGGCGGGGTGACCGCCACCGAGGCGCCCGCCGGCTGCACCCCCGTGGCCCCCGACCGCACCCGCTGTGAGCTGGGCACCCTCCCGGCCGGACGCACCGCCACCCTGCGGCTGCCGGTGACCGCCACGGCCGAGGCCCAGCGCCGGGCCCCGCTCGCCGGCGCCGTGGTCGGGCGGCTCGACCCGCGCAGCGGCCGGGAGCGGCAGGTGCAGATGAGCTTCCGGATCAACGCCGCCGCCGCGCTGACCACCCCGCCGGTCGGCACGCCGACCCCTACCGGCTCCCAGGGCGTCCTGGCCGCCGCCGAAAGGCAAACCGGCGGGCTCGGCCTCAGCTCCGTGCAGCAGACGGCGACCATCCTGATCGCGGTCTCCGCGCTGGTGGTGCTCCTTGCCCTCGCCCTGGCGACCACGTCGCTGCGCCGCCGGATGAACGGTCCGACCGGGCAGGACTGACCGTGCGGCCGGCGGCCGGCGGCCGGCGGCCGGTGATCTGAATTACGGGTCGCGGTACTAAACCCGGCGAAGCCGGGCATACACCTGCCCGATCAGGTCCCATACGTC
This sequence is a window from Micromonospora sp. NBRC 110009. Protein-coding genes within it:
- a CDS encoding Sec-independent protein translocase family protein, yielding MFENLNWWEIGALLLLALLIFGDRLPAVINDGLRMVRNLRSMARNATGDLSRELGTDIQLEDLHPKAFIRKHLLSEEDEQAIRKPLQGMYDNLRSEVTGVHDELKDVAKAADVRTNGTRPATATGGSIPAPAPRPSYDDAT
- a CDS encoding S1C family serine protease, producing the protein MGGTDVTDGWDWRQPGGTPAPAGRPVPGSPPQGAGGGSSPWWSDALADPWRDPYAPAAVVVPAVPADAGGEPEPVTDPDAPHRPGFRQVVLISLITALLAGSLGSALTYALVRGGGAVPTLGAQSGQAPALAQRKPESLAGVAEKVLPSVVTVRVASLGGTSEGSGFVVSADGHIVTNDHVVSGGPGKATVIFNDGSTAPGTVVGQDPESDIAVIKVARTGLKPVEFGDSDALAVGDPVLAIGSPLSLANTVTAGIVSALDRTMQAGEPGGPTRYYAAIQTDAAVNHGNSGGPLVDSAGRVVGVNSTIKSLVADGQEAGNIGLAFAIPINQAKRVTEDIIGTGRARRTVIGAQVGGTGVTGGGVRLNAVEPAGPAAAAGLRTGDVVLRLDGHPLTDPTDLVALVRKYAPGSVVAVEYRRGSSRQNASVTLAADAK
- a CDS encoding O-methyltransferase, whose translation is MRTARSLALEVGVDAVTPGAGAALRLLAAAGNARAVVEIGTGTGVSGVWLLRGMRPDGVLTTIDVEVEHQRIARRIFLEAGFPAGRTRIITGRALDVLPRLADGAYDLVFVDAETAGFTACVDAALRLLRPGGVLALNGALAGGRIGDPAARDVETVTVRETIKAIRESEHWTPALLPVGHGLLAAVKG
- a CDS encoding leucyl aminopeptidase family protein — its product is MLAIRLVTGPERPDTLVLPVRPEGPDPSAALVPTASPPADDVRAEATALLPVARLTGDAGEVREHLRPGGTPSRLVLLGVGAGDEQGWRSAGAALARAAKDETHITVALPADAAAALRGLVEGLLLGSYRFRLTEAGGAPALAEVDVVVPDPDALTPILETARTTAELTRLARDLTNTPSSVKNPEWFAGQVAAAATGHPDLHLRVRGPEELAAEGFGGILAVGGGSASGPRLVELDWRPADARTHVVLVGKGITFDTGGISIKPVPAMKLMRKDMAGAAAVVAATLGAAALRLPVRVTTLAPLAENMVSGSAFRPGDIVRHYGGLTSESTNSDAEGRLVLADAMAYAVRELKPDLLVDLATLTGANAVALGKRHAALYSENDQLAADLLAAIDAAGERAWRMPLATDYVEYLGSELADLHSSPARGAGSVVAALFLREFTGDLRDHWVHLDMSAPSWSDDADAELAKGATGWGVRGLLRWLATLG
- a CDS encoding DUF3117 domain-containing protein, which translates into the protein MAAMKPRTGDGPLEVTKEGRGIVMRVPLEGGGRLVVEMTPDEATALGDALKAAAG
- a CDS encoding PaaX family transcriptional regulator — its product is MQARSALFDLYGDHLRARGGRAPVAALVKLLAPLGIAPPAVRTAVSRMVRQGWLEPLRLVSGPGYSITPKAARRLDEAATRIYRTGRHSWDGRFDLLVLEAPASRRERQRLAANLTFLGYGTLDDCTLVATRPGEDVDVLLAEAGVRYERFTAAHAAGTPGAMGVVRRAWDLAEIGRAYERFVAEQKPLLSGVTVRSSDEDAYAARFRLVHAWRTFLFRDPQLPPALLPERWPGTSAASFFDRHAARLRPAADRYVEQCLDASNRLARQKGR
- a CDS encoding enoyl-CoA hydratase-related protein, whose protein sequence is MTEPLLVDRTDAVVTLTLNRPTAMNSLDVALKEALRDTLAELETDRSCRAVVLAGAGGAFSAGQDLREHVQTLESADTDPLGTVRAHYNPIAARLANLPKPVVAAVRGMAAGAGASLAFLADFRIGGPKTKFLMAFAGVGLAADTGASWTLPRLVGHAKAVELLMLAEPVGAEEACRLGLLTRLVADDEQVLPAAQELAARLAAGPTVAYGAIKRQLSIADAGTLADALAAEAQAQSICGATADHKAATMAFVNKQKPTFEGR
- a CDS encoding SDR family NAD(P)-dependent oxidoreductase; the protein is MRFQDKVAFITGGASGLGAAAARRFAAEGARVVVADIDAEGAEGVAAGLPDGYAVTLDTGDAAAVEQAFADAVRRYDRVDVIFNNAGIDGRQQPLHEMDVENWEKVRRVNGDGVFFVLRFGIQALLRGGGGAVVNTSSTTALAAQENISPYTFTKAGIVGLTRSAAIEYAARGIRVNAVAPTVVLTPLVEHFIDSAPDPALMRRQMESFNPKPGIPTPDDVAGVVAFLASDDAAWITGHTIPVDGGYVAR
- a CDS encoding DNA-3-methyladenine glycosylase I, encoding MTDLVTGADGLARCAWGASTPDYAVYHDEEWGRPLRGDDALYERLTLEAFQSGLSWLTILRKRPAFRLAFDEFRIEKVAGYGEADIARLLADAGIVRNRAKVEAAIANARAALELPDGLSALLWSYAPAPRAARPRSFAEVPALTPESTGLAKTLKKRGFRFVGPTTAYALMQATGMVDDHLAGCHATRGPAGA
- a CDS encoding SRPBCC family protein; translated protein: MTGPEGADGLAEAAQPGAGEVTATVIVNAPAERVFAALTDWERQSDWIPFTTVRMVEGNGGEGSLVEAVTTLGPAVVRDEMRVVRVDAPYEVGVVHCGKLLRGPGVLRCTPLDRDRTQVVWHEWFHLPVGPAGRVAWPVLWPGSKFGLTQALRKFARLVEQGRLP